A genomic stretch from Streptomyces sp. QL37 includes:
- the dacB gene encoding D-alanyl-D-alanine carboxypeptidase/D-alanyl-D-alanine-endopeptidase, with the protein MNRAVRRTLVAAVLTPVAGAVMAGQSAFAADQPAVSKESVSRLDSTDQKLVDNLNTRSQDKNIGTTFSGVVLDAESNEVIWGHDAKTALMPASNTKLATATGALTLLGPDHKFTTKVVYGDGTLTLVGGGDRTLTTADLTELAKSAAAGLKNAGLGTVKVRIDDSLFAAPTLAEGWNSSYYDDQIAPVRALVVDGKLVQDTAIDAGNVFAAQLAEQGIGVTGDVTRGQAASTDFPVAEHRSAELSVIVKQMLKTSDNDIAETLLRATGLASGRAATYEGGTAAVRDVLTGWYGISVSNFEIHDGSGLSRSNRITAQTVAEILDLTTDPRHSKLKSVSEGLPVAGEAGSTLGPEWGRFDTADSQCAVGQVKGKTGTLTGATALSGLTQGKDGRWKIFSFIENNSTADGAAIKDSLDGLAATVNGCWA; encoded by the coding sequence GTGAACAGAGCCGTCCGCCGGACGCTCGTCGCCGCGGTTCTCACCCCGGTCGCCGGCGCGGTCATGGCCGGTCAGTCCGCCTTCGCCGCCGATCAGCCGGCGGTGAGCAAGGAAAGCGTCAGCAGACTCGACTCCACCGACCAGAAGCTCGTGGACAACCTCAACACCCGGTCCCAGGACAAGAACATCGGCACCACCTTCAGCGGAGTGGTGCTGGACGCCGAGTCCAACGAGGTGATCTGGGGTCACGACGCGAAGACCGCGCTGATGCCGGCGTCCAACACCAAGCTCGCCACCGCGACCGGCGCTTTGACCCTGCTCGGCCCCGACCACAAGTTCACGACCAAGGTGGTCTACGGCGACGGCACACTCACCCTGGTCGGCGGGGGCGACCGCACCCTGACGACCGCCGATCTCACCGAGCTCGCCAAGAGCGCGGCCGCGGGTCTGAAGAACGCCGGCCTCGGCACGGTGAAGGTCCGGATCGACGACAGTCTCTTCGCGGCGCCGACGCTGGCCGAGGGTTGGAACAGCAGCTACTACGACGACCAGATCGCACCCGTGCGCGCCCTGGTGGTGGACGGGAAGCTCGTCCAGGACACCGCCATCGACGCGGGGAACGTCTTCGCCGCGCAACTCGCCGAACAGGGCATCGGCGTCACGGGTGACGTGACCCGCGGCCAGGCCGCTTCGACGGACTTCCCCGTGGCCGAGCACCGGTCCGCGGAGCTGTCCGTGATCGTAAAGCAGATGCTCAAGACCAGTGACAACGACATCGCCGAGACGCTGCTGCGGGCGACCGGACTCGCCTCGGGCCGGGCCGCCACCTACGAGGGCGGCACTGCGGCCGTCCGTGACGTCCTCACCGGTTGGTACGGGATCTCGGTGTCCAACTTCGAGATCCACGACGGCAGCGGGCTGTCCCGCTCCAACCGCATCACGGCCCAGACCGTCGCCGAGATCCTCGATCTCACCACCGACCCCCGGCACAGCAAGCTGAAGTCCGTCTCCGAGGGCCTGCCGGTCGCGGGTGAGGCGGGCAGCACGCTCGGGCCCGAGTGGGGGCGGTTCGACACCGCCGACTCCCAGTGTGCCGTGGGCCAGGTCAAGGGCAAGACCGGCACCCTGACGGGGGCCACCGCCCTGAGCGGGCTCACCCAGGGGAAGGACGGCCGCTGGAAGATCTTCTCCTTCATCGAGAACAACTCCACTGCGGACGGCGCCGCGATCAAGGACTCCCTGGACGGCCTCGCCGCCACCGTGAACGGCTGCTGGGCCTGA
- a CDS encoding DinB family protein, producing the protein METEGARTDRLGLLLSQFDQAREMAQVRLTGLGDEEYLWEPVAGCWSVRRRGEATTPRAYGPGEWVLDKGAPDIPANEYAEVVRQAAGGMAVSRIADDWSVSVERVEQILAHTGAPEPDETPVTTIAWRLGHLHSCLAGQWEWTFGERREEPKLLVDFTPSAGLALQRFWELVDRWRRSVADLTDEQLDTVGLSQYPYGSDPDDPFISVLAGANLEFIHHMAEIAVLRDLHRARFAGPG; encoded by the coding sequence GTGGAGACCGAGGGCGCGCGGACCGACCGGCTGGGGCTGCTGCTCAGCCAGTTCGACCAGGCCAGGGAGATGGCCCAGGTGCGGCTGACAGGGCTCGGTGACGAGGAGTACCTGTGGGAGCCGGTGGCCGGCTGCTGGTCGGTCCGGCGCCGCGGTGAGGCCACGACCCCCCGGGCGTACGGGCCGGGCGAGTGGGTGCTCGACAAGGGCGCCCCTGACATCCCGGCGAACGAGTACGCCGAGGTAGTCCGGCAGGCCGCCGGGGGCATGGCCGTCTCCAGGATCGCCGACGACTGGAGCGTGAGCGTCGAGCGGGTCGAGCAGATCCTCGCGCACACCGGAGCGCCGGAACCCGACGAGACACCGGTCACCACCATCGCGTGGCGGCTGGGCCATCTGCACTCGTGCCTGGCGGGCCAATGGGAGTGGACCTTCGGCGAACGCCGCGAGGAGCCGAAGCTGCTGGTCGACTTCACCCCCTCCGCCGGGCTCGCGCTCCAGCGGTTCTGGGAGCTGGTCGACCGCTGGCGCAGGAGCGTCGCCGACCTCACCGACGAGCAGCTCGACACGGTCGGCCTCTCGCAGTACCCGTACGGCTCCGATCCCGACGACCCCTTCATCAGTGTGCTGGCGGGGGCCAACCTCGAATTCATCCACCACATGGCCGAGATCGCGGTGCTCCGCGACCTCCACAGGGCCAGGTTCGCCGGGCCCGGGTAA
- a CDS encoding ATP-grasp domain-containing protein, protein MPQVQRKNIFVVGLDDSNLPTLEAVPDADSYRFHRLLTVQELQEGEVSVPALMDRARAVLDAHDGSVDAIVGYWDFPVSTLVPMLGKEYGVRTTSLESVVKCEHKYWSRLEQQKVIDEYPRFGRVDLEADDPKPPEGVSFPMWLKPALAYSSELAYGVSDMEEFRAAVDKIRAGIGRVGRPFDSVLGLLDLPPEMKDVGGQVCLAEEAMTGIQVAVEGYVYRGRAHVYGVLDSINYPASPCFLRHQYPSSLPAPVIRKLHEVSERTMQQIGMESATFSIEYFYDPKTQDIKLLEINPRHSQSHAELFDYVDGAPNHHRMISLALGRDPALPGGLGRYAMAAKWYYRWFGDGKVHEVPGPERIAAIEREIPGVRIEVVPEEGQKLSTVSGQDSYSYEVAHIFTGGDDEEDLRRKFDRCVAALGLTFDETEPGSRGTKTR, encoded by the coding sequence ATGCCGCAGGTACAGCGCAAGAACATCTTCGTCGTCGGCCTCGACGATTCGAATCTGCCGACTCTGGAGGCTGTTCCGGACGCGGACTCCTACCGGTTCCACCGCCTGCTGACCGTCCAGGAACTGCAGGAGGGCGAGGTGTCCGTCCCCGCGCTGATGGACCGGGCCCGGGCTGTGCTCGACGCGCACGACGGCAGCGTCGACGCGATCGTCGGATACTGGGACTTCCCGGTGAGCACTCTCGTCCCGATGCTCGGCAAGGAGTACGGCGTGCGGACGACCAGCCTCGAGTCCGTCGTCAAGTGCGAGCACAAGTACTGGAGCCGGCTCGAACAACAGAAGGTCATCGACGAGTACCCGCGCTTCGGCCGGGTGGATCTGGAAGCGGACGACCCGAAGCCCCCTGAGGGTGTGAGCTTCCCCATGTGGCTCAAGCCGGCCCTCGCCTACTCCTCCGAGCTGGCGTACGGAGTCTCGGACATGGAGGAGTTCCGGGCAGCCGTCGACAAGATCAGGGCGGGCATAGGCAGGGTCGGCCGGCCCTTCGACTCCGTGCTCGGCCTTCTGGACCTCCCCCCGGAGATGAAGGACGTAGGAGGCCAGGTCTGCCTGGCCGAGGAGGCCATGACAGGTATCCAGGTGGCCGTCGAGGGCTATGTGTACCGGGGCAGGGCGCATGTGTACGGCGTGCTGGACTCGATCAACTACCCGGCCTCCCCGTGCTTCCTGCGCCACCAGTACCCGAGCAGCCTCCCCGCCCCGGTCATCCGCAAGCTGCACGAGGTCAGCGAGCGGACCATGCAGCAGATCGGCATGGAGTCGGCAACCTTCAGCATCGAGTACTTCTACGACCCCAAGACGCAGGACATCAAACTCCTGGAGATCAACCCCCGGCACTCCCAGTCCCATGCCGAACTCTTCGACTACGTCGACGGCGCGCCCAACCACCACCGCATGATCAGCCTCGCGCTGGGGCGCGACCCGGCCCTGCCCGGCGGGCTCGGGCGCTACGCCATGGCCGCCAAGTGGTACTACCGCTGGTTCGGCGACGGGAAGGTGCACGAGGTGCCCGGCCCGGAGCGGATCGCCGCCATCGAACGTGAGATACCCGGGGTGCGGATCGAGGTCGTGCCCGAGGAGGGGCAGAAGCTCTCGACCGTCTCCGGACAGGACAGCTACAGCTACGAAGTGGCGCACATCTTCACCGGAGGCGACGACGAGGAGGACCTGCGGCGCAAGTTCGACCGGTGCGTGGCCGCCCTCGGCCTCACCTTCGACGAGACGGAGCCGGGGAGCCGCGGCACGAAGACCCGGTGA
- a CDS encoding alpha-ketoglutarate-dependent dioxygenase AlkB — MSVHLQGSLFDQADRPHLGPLTGVRRTVLGDGAWIDLLPGWLAGADELFAELADNVPWRAERRQMYDRTVDVPRLLAFYRPEDALPDPVLDEARDALSSHYGDELGEPFTTAGLCYYRDGRDSVAWHGDLTGRSSHQDTMVAILSLGAPRDLLLRPCRGGDTVRRPLGHGDLIVMGGSCQRTWQHAVPKTAHARGPRISVQYRPRGVR, encoded by the coding sequence ATGTCCGTTCATCTCCAGGGTTCGCTGTTCGACCAGGCCGACCGCCCGCACCTGGGCCCGCTCACCGGGGTGCGCAGGACGGTCCTCGGCGACGGTGCGTGGATCGACCTGCTGCCGGGCTGGCTCGCCGGCGCCGACGAGCTCTTCGCCGAGCTCGCGGACAACGTGCCCTGGCGGGCCGAGCGCCGGCAGATGTACGACCGGACCGTCGACGTCCCCCGGCTGCTCGCCTTCTACCGCCCCGAGGACGCACTTCCGGACCCGGTGCTGGACGAGGCCCGCGACGCGCTGTCCTCCCATTACGGTGACGAGCTGGGCGAGCCCTTCACCACGGCCGGGCTCTGCTACTACCGGGACGGCCGCGACAGCGTCGCCTGGCACGGCGACCTGACCGGCCGCAGCTCGCACCAGGACACGATGGTCGCGATCCTCTCCCTCGGTGCCCCGCGTGACCTGCTCCTGCGTCCCTGTCGCGGCGGCGACACCGTGCGCCGGCCGCTGGGCCACGGCGACCTGATCGTCATGGGCGGCTCCTGCCAGCGCACCTGGCAGCACGCCGTCCCCAAGACCGCGCACGCCCGCGGGCCGCGGATCAGCGTCCAGTACCGCCCCCGGGGAGTGCGCTGA
- a CDS encoding DUF5709 domain-containing protein yields the protein MSEQGRGDDVYQPDGSDADNRPTDDLDPENVIDEPDLDDTMDTGYSPPEKPLGVSKYGTTGEEQREGESLDGRLAQEVPEEDPLLAGAADDGPEDNGPEEDDAGAERAGRVTTADEEPGAARNNRVLGRDVGIDGGAASAEEAAVHIQEDDGT from the coding sequence ATGTCGGAACAAGGACGCGGTGACGACGTCTACCAGCCCGACGGCTCGGACGCGGACAACCGTCCGACGGACGACCTCGACCCGGAGAACGTGATCGACGAGCCCGACCTCGACGACACGATGGACACGGGGTACTCCCCGCCGGAGAAGCCCCTGGGCGTGTCGAAGTACGGCACGACCGGCGAGGAGCAGCGGGAGGGCGAGTCCCTCGACGGGCGCCTGGCACAGGAGGTGCCCGAGGAGGACCCGCTGCTGGCCGGCGCGGCCGACGACGGGCCGGAGGACAACGGCCCGGAGGAGGACGACGCCGGGGCCGAGCGCGCCGGTCGCGTCACCACCGCCGACGAGGAGCCCGGAGCCGCGCGCAACAACAGGGTGCTGGGCCGGGACGTCGGTATCGACGGGGGCGCGGCCTCCGCCGAGGAGGCGGCGGTCCACATCCAGGAGGACGACGGGACCTGA
- a CDS encoding GNAT family N-acetyltransferase → MPELMRLHVSHAPAVLAFELANRAYFAAAVPDRGDDFFARFTDRFDALLAEQEAGVCAFHVLVSDDGSVIGRFNLVDIEDGTAELGYRVAQHTAGRGVATATVREVCRLAEADHGLRTVRAATTDRNVASRKVLTGAGFVPVGPADPDRIGGEPGTWFERDLAALLPTSLPGPVEG, encoded by the coding sequence ATGCCCGAGCTGATGAGGCTGCACGTCAGCCATGCCCCGGCGGTCCTGGCCTTCGAGTTGGCGAACCGCGCCTACTTCGCCGCAGCGGTCCCCGACCGCGGCGACGACTTCTTCGCCCGGTTCACCGACAGGTTCGACGCCTTGCTGGCCGAGCAGGAGGCAGGAGTCTGCGCCTTCCATGTGCTCGTCTCCGACGACGGCTCGGTGATCGGCAGGTTCAACCTCGTCGACATCGAGGACGGCACCGCGGAACTCGGCTACCGGGTCGCGCAGCACACCGCCGGCCGCGGCGTGGCGACAGCGACCGTCCGGGAGGTGTGCCGCCTCGCGGAGGCCGACCACGGGCTGCGCACCGTGCGGGCGGCCACGACCGATCGGAACGTCGCGTCCCGGAAGGTGCTGACCGGAGCCGGGTTCGTCCCCGTCGGCCCCGCCGATCCGGACCGCATCGGCGGTGAGCCGGGCACCTGGTTCGAGCGCGACCTGGCTGCTCTGCTTCCTACGTCGCTTCCCGGCCCGGTGGAAGGGTGA
- a CDS encoding CocE/NonD family hydrolase: MRHVDQLPFAIQEEKHVTIPMEDGVELSARIWRPTASDAEPVPAVLEYIPYRKNDLTSTRDAIHHPYIAGHGYACVRVDLRGTGESEGVLLDEYLEQEQSDAESVLAWIAEQPWCDGNTGMMGISWGAFAALQTAARRPPSLRAICIASFTDDRYADDMHYLGGAMLSDNLAEAGTMFAYATCPPDPAVVGERWREMWRERLEAARPWVLEWLRHPHRDDYWRHASLSEDYSALRCPVLASSGWADGYSNAVTRLLSHVDVPRKGLIGPWSHKLPHLGEPGPAIGYLQEVVRWWDHWLKGIDNGVMDGPMLQAWMQESVPPSTSYEERPGRWVGEPSWPSPNVGETVLPLRDGGLGEPEDLENQEDRVHTVQSPLSVGQFAGKWASYNAPPDLPYDQREEDGGSLVFQTAPLDGRVEILGAPVVVVEVSADAPVAQLNVRLSDVAPDGRSTRVTYGVLNLTHRDGEEAAEALEPGRRYRVRVPLHSVAQAFPPGHRIRLSLSTSYWPLVWPAPGPALLSVYEKGSTLTLPVRPDDVPEDKALRPFGEPEGCAPPEVTRLSEPEQAWTVTRDLVDYRSVLDIVKDRGLQRYEDNGMETGLRACEKYSWVGEDFGSVRGESAWEMRFRRAGWDVRVETRTVLTSDDEAFHVDATLDGYEDGRRVFSRTWNERISRRNV; this comes from the coding sequence ATGCGCCACGTCGACCAGCTGCCCTTCGCGATCCAGGAAGAGAAGCACGTCACGATCCCCATGGAGGACGGAGTCGAGCTCTCCGCGCGGATCTGGCGTCCCACCGCATCGGACGCGGAACCGGTGCCGGCGGTCCTGGAGTACATCCCGTACCGCAAGAACGACCTCACCTCCACACGTGACGCCATCCACCACCCGTACATCGCCGGCCACGGATACGCCTGCGTGCGTGTCGACCTCCGGGGGACGGGCGAGTCGGAGGGGGTGCTGCTGGACGAGTACCTCGAACAGGAACAGAGCGACGCCGAGTCGGTCCTCGCGTGGATCGCCGAGCAGCCCTGGTGCGACGGCAACACCGGGATGATGGGCATCTCCTGGGGCGCCTTCGCCGCCCTGCAGACGGCCGCACGCAGGCCGCCGAGCCTGCGCGCCATCTGCATCGCGTCGTTCACCGACGACAGGTACGCGGACGACATGCACTACCTCGGCGGCGCGATGCTGTCCGACAACCTGGCCGAGGCCGGGACCATGTTCGCGTACGCCACATGCCCGCCCGACCCGGCCGTCGTCGGTGAGCGCTGGCGGGAGATGTGGCGGGAACGGCTCGAAGCCGCACGCCCCTGGGTCCTGGAGTGGCTCCGCCACCCGCACCGGGACGACTACTGGCGCCACGCGAGCCTGAGCGAGGACTACTCCGCCCTGCGCTGCCCGGTGCTCGCCTCCAGCGGCTGGGCGGACGGCTACTCCAACGCCGTGACCCGCCTGCTGAGCCACGTCGACGTACCGCGCAAGGGACTCATCGGCCCCTGGTCGCACAAGCTCCCGCACCTCGGAGAGCCGGGCCCCGCCATCGGCTACCTCCAGGAGGTCGTGCGCTGGTGGGACCACTGGCTCAAGGGCATCGACAACGGCGTCATGGACGGCCCCATGCTCCAGGCCTGGATGCAGGAGAGCGTCCCGCCTTCGACCTCCTACGAGGAACGCCCCGGCCGGTGGGTCGGTGAGCCGTCCTGGCCCTCGCCGAACGTCGGCGAGACCGTCCTCCCGCTGCGGGACGGCGGACTGGGGGAGCCGGAGGACCTGGAGAACCAGGAGGACCGCGTCCACACGGTGCAGTCGCCTCTCTCCGTCGGCCAGTTCGCCGGCAAGTGGGCCTCGTACAACGCCCCGCCGGACCTGCCCTACGACCAGCGTGAGGAGGACGGCGGCTCGCTCGTCTTCCAGACCGCGCCGCTCGACGGACGCGTCGAGATCCTCGGCGCCCCCGTCGTCGTCGTCGAGGTGTCCGCGGACGCCCCGGTCGCGCAGCTGAACGTCAGGCTGTCCGACGTCGCACCGGACGGACGCTCCACCCGGGTGACCTACGGGGTGCTCAACCTGACCCACCGCGACGGCGAGGAAGCCGCCGAGGCCCTGGAACCGGGCCGGCGTTACCGCGTCCGCGTACCGCTCCACAGCGTCGCGCAGGCCTTCCCGCCCGGCCACCGCATCCGGCTGTCGCTGTCCACCTCGTACTGGCCGCTCGTGTGGCCCGCGCCCGGACCCGCACTGCTGAGCGTGTACGAGAAGGGCAGCACCCTCACCCTGCCGGTCCGCCCCGACGACGTACCGGAGGACAAGGCCCTGCGCCCCTTCGGGGAGCCCGAGGGCTGCGCGCCCCCCGAGGTCACCCGGCTGAGCGAGCCGGAGCAGGCGTGGACCGTGACCAGGGACCTGGTGGACTACCGGTCCGTGCTGGACATCGTGAAGGACCGTGGACTCCAGCGGTACGAGGACAACGGGATGGAGACCGGGCTGAGGGCCTGCGAGAAGTACAGCTGGGTCGGCGAGGACTTCGGGTCCGTGCGCGGCGAGTCGGCCTGGGAGATGCGCTTCCGCCGGGCCGGCTGGGACGTCCGGGTCGAGACACGCACCGTGCTGACCTCGGACGACGAGGCCTTCCACGTGGACGCCACGCTCGACGGGTACGAGGACGGGCGCCGGGTCTTCTCCCGCACGTGGAACGAGCGGATCAGCAGGCGGAACGTCTGA
- a CDS encoding Crp/Fnr family transcriptional regulator, with product MYQPLVVVFDKVLWEKLRDLAPLRSRPARSVLLRQGDPGTHVLLLESGSAIVTLTGGKGERTLLAVRGAGELLGELAVLDAQPRTASVIAAETCRVRVIPAPEFLGFVDEHRLTALILRHAIARVREAEAVRLELATAPVPARLASALERLVQSASCTAGDIHVRLTQMELSQLIGASRNAVGTAIKAWRDHGWLETEAGGGLLIRDIERIKAHPLGRG from the coding sequence GTGTATCAGCCGCTCGTCGTCGTGTTCGACAAGGTCCTGTGGGAGAAGCTGCGCGATTTGGCCCCACTGCGGTCACGGCCCGCCAGAAGTGTCCTTCTGCGACAGGGGGACCCAGGGACGCACGTCCTCCTGCTGGAGTCCGGCTCCGCCATTGTGACCCTGACCGGTGGGAAGGGTGAGCGGACCCTGTTGGCCGTCCGGGGGGCGGGTGAACTCCTGGGGGAGCTGGCCGTACTGGACGCTCAGCCGCGCACGGCGTCCGTCATCGCGGCGGAGACGTGCCGGGTGCGGGTCATCCCGGCTCCCGAGTTCCTCGGTTTCGTCGACGAGCACCGTCTCACGGCTTTGATACTGCGCCACGCCATCGCTCGTGTGCGCGAGGCGGAGGCGGTACGGCTCGAACTTGCGACTGCCCCGGTGCCGGCGCGACTCGCGTCGGCTCTGGAACGGCTGGTCCAGTCGGCTTCCTGTACGGCTGGTGACATCCATGTGCGCCTGACGCAGATGGAGCTCTCCCAGCTGATCGGGGCGTCGCGAAATGCGGTCGGAACGGCGATCAAGGCGTGGCGCGATCACGGATGGCTGGAGACTGAGGCCGGGGGCGGACTGCTGATCAGGGACATCGAACGGATCAAGGCCCATCCGCTCGGCCGGGGGTGA
- a CDS encoding type 1 glutamine amidotransferase domain-containing protein yields the protein MTDNGKKQRRVLAVVTNYGVEQDELVVPVDRLRGAGVQVDVAAVSTDDIMTLVGDKDPGKTVRPDLTLDDADPTDYDLLLIPGGTLNADTLRLQSATTGIVRSFTDSGRPVAAICHGPWAVVEADVLTGKRLTSYASLRTDIRNAGGEWTDEPVVTDGSGGWTLITSRDPGDLDAFVGEIRTALAARP from the coding sequence ATGACCGACAACGGCAAGAAGCAGCGCAGGGTACTGGCCGTGGTCACCAACTACGGCGTGGAACAGGACGAGCTCGTGGTGCCCGTCGACCGACTCCGCGGTGCGGGGGTCCAGGTCGACGTCGCCGCCGTGTCGACGGACGACATCATGACGCTGGTCGGTGACAAGGATCCGGGAAAGACCGTCCGTCCCGACCTCACGCTGGACGACGCCGACCCCACGGACTACGACCTGCTGCTCATCCCGGGCGGCACCCTGAACGCCGACACTCTCCGGCTCCAGAGCGCCACCACCGGGATCGTCCGCTCCTTCACGGACTCCGGCCGCCCGGTCGCGGCCATCTGCCACGGCCCCTGGGCCGTGGTCGAGGCGGACGTCCTCACGGGCAAGCGGCTGACCTCCTACGCGTCGCTGCGGACCGACATCCGCAACGCGGGCGGGGAATGGACGGACGAGCCGGTGGTGACGGACGGTTCCGGCGGCTGGACGCTGATCACCTCGCGCGACCCGGGTGATTTGGACGCCTTCGTAGGGGAAATCCGCACGGCACTCGCGGCGCGCCCCTGA
- a CDS encoding alpha/beta hydrolase — MKTARVRDVSFADGPVRLSGSLGVPDRGGGTGAGIVLVGGSGASDRDNGTYFPPLRQRLMSAGFTVLSYDKRGVGRSSGDWRAATLDDLAADAAAALDFLRARPGVRPGAVGLFGHGEGGWVALRASTARDDLPWVITNSCPGTNPAVQERHALANHLQELHGDGHPDIDRTLALYDRLTEAGRRDADFLTATQLVEAAGGPPGLACYWSGVDERLWSFLKRKQDHDPTADLIGLRCPHLALFGGADRAVPVAESVHVFAAAACHPARSPRATLTVEVFPGADHRLQTGDPARLAPGYLDRVTCWPADQGGAVR, encoded by the coding sequence ATGAAGACCGCGCGAGTGCGTGACGTCTCGTTCGCCGATGGGCCGGTGCGGCTCTCGGGTTCGCTGGGAGTCCCGGACCGGGGCGGAGGAACCGGTGCGGGCATCGTCCTTGTCGGCGGCTCCGGGGCGTCCGACAGAGACAACGGCACGTACTTCCCACCGCTTCGGCAGCGCCTGATGAGTGCCGGATTCACCGTGCTGTCGTACGACAAGCGGGGTGTCGGCCGGTCCTCCGGCGACTGGCGCGCAGCGACCCTGGACGACCTTGCCGCTGACGCCGCCGCCGCACTGGACTTCCTCCGCGCCCGGCCCGGGGTACGGCCCGGAGCCGTAGGGCTTTTCGGCCACGGTGAGGGCGGCTGGGTCGCCCTGCGTGCCTCTACGGCGCGGGACGACCTGCCATGGGTGATCACCAACAGCTGTCCGGGAACGAACCCTGCCGTACAGGAGCGCCACGCGCTGGCCAACCACCTGCAGGAGCTGCACGGCGACGGGCATCCGGACATCGACAGGACCCTGGCCCTGTACGACCGCTTGACCGAGGCAGGACGTCGCGATGCCGACTTCCTGACGGCGACACAGCTCGTCGAAGCGGCGGGTGGGCCGCCAGGACTGGCCTGCTACTGGTCCGGTGTGGACGAACGCCTCTGGTCCTTCCTCAAACGCAAGCAGGACCATGACCCGACCGCGGATCTCATCGGGCTGCGCTGCCCGCATCTGGCGCTCTTCGGCGGAGCCGACAGGGCCGTACCGGTCGCCGAGAGCGTCCACGTGTTCGCTGCCGCCGCCTGCCACCCGGCCCGCTCACCCCGGGCGACACTGACGGTCGAGGTGTTCCCCGGCGCCGACCACCGCTTGCAGACAGGAGACCCGGCCCGCCTCGCACCCGGGTATCTCGACAGAGTGACCTGCTGGCCGGCGGACCAGGGCGGAGCGGTCCGATGA